From Bradysia coprophila strain Holo2 chromosome IV unlocalized genomic scaffold, BU_Bcop_v1 contig_5, whole genome shotgun sequence, one genomic window encodes:
- the LOC119071476 gene encoding nucleolar transcription factor 1-A-like — protein MASGKRNARLNKSLFKLKQEKGVDVDEVEEDLSDEDDQQWTKDETVKLMASIKTQLKERDTYSYIRRIQLLNWDQVKIGEKSVNECKRRLQFLIKKIRHVRTLGEILSDVDLERVDVKKPKSAYALFCEEMKNGDLDLNGNNFFKEASERFKKLSPARKDFYEKESRRQSLIYKQQCPKGTRRKRTDLTPFMLYVKHNEKSETDKDKLKRQYNTLDDSEKLIWIQKAITAYEDGDFEKILSKDEYSLFKGEPKQPMNAFNFFIKKLSTEQKVDFKTAVQAYRSLSKEEKDVFIEMSRKAKIQYKHDLATYLFSLPPDEQAAYLNKLEAPKRTRVKKEKIVNPKNDDDVDDDIEDDEEIALQTSVDFEESTIPSNQIEVIATQDSPDFDEAAAADNTVEEIDVFTIKTEFDATANNDHQTSTSNTSLETSKTSTKSKTSDKAAKSKASAPKPAEHSEADDSLPNKRNSLQNECDEQTPRKSTLSKSLSQVTDDESISSNVSEKKKDKAHKRKRREEENEDIIDFENKKIKQEVVEPTRVPSRPYYYYLQNMYTGKRKKAKKTYIKLDHAEKKRIRKEHKRLHKEYLAKLEEFCSTITSKKEMESFADRMRRAEEIEAETSDPDE, from the exons ATGGCATCGGGTAAAAGAAATGCTCGTTTAAATAAGAGTTTGTTCAAACTGAAACAAGAAAAGGGAGTTGACGTCGATGAGGTCGAAGAAGATCTATCCGATGAAGATGATCAGCAATGGACCAAAGACGAGACCGTGAAGTTAATGGCATCGATCAAAACACAATTGAAGGAGCGTGACACCTATTCATACATCCGACGAATCCAACTGCTAAATTGGGATCAA GTGAAAATCGGCGAAAAATCGGTAAACGAATGCAAACGGCGTTTGCAATTCTTGATAAAGAAGATTCGTCATGTGAGGACTCTCGGTGAGATTTTGTCGGACGTAGATCTAGAACGGGTGGACGTAAAGAAACCGAAGTCTGCGTATGCCCTGTTTTGCGAGGAGATGAAAAACGGTGACCTGGACCTGAATGGAAATAACTTCTTCAAAGAAGCATCCGAACGGTTCAAGAAATTATCACCGGCTCGTAAAGACTTTTACGAGAAAGAATCGAGGCGCCAGTCGCTAATATACAAGCAGCAATGTCCAAAAGGCACCAGACGGAAACG GACTGATTTGACACCATTTATGCTGTACGTCAAACACAATGAAAAGTCGGAAACCGATAAAGACAAACTGAAACGACAATACAACACTCTGGATGATagcgaaaaattgatttggatTCAGAAAGCGATAACTGCATACGAA GACGGTGACTTCGAAAAAATCTTAAGCAAGGACGAGTACAGTTTATTCAAAGGCGAACCCAAACAACCGATGAACGCATTtaatttcttcataaaaaaactGTCGACCGAACAGAAAGTCGACTTCAAGACAGCTGTTCAAGCGTACCGCTCTTTAAGTAAAGAAGAGAAGGATGTCTTCATCGAAATGTCGAGAAAGGCAAAAATTCAATACAAGCATGACCTGGCGACCTATCTGTTCTCATTGCCACCAGATGAACAAGCCGCTTACTTGAATAAACTGGAAGCACCGAAACGAACACGAgtcaaaaaagagaaaatcgtCAACCCGAAAAATGACGATGATGTGGACGACGACATCGAGGACGATGAAGAAATTGCATTGCAAACTAGCGTTGATTTCGAAGAATCAACGATTCCTTCTAATCAAATAGAAGTGATTGCCACCCAGGATAGCCCTGATTTCGACGAAGCGGCTGCGGCTGATAATACAGTAGAAGAAATCGACGTTTTCACAATAAAAACGGAATTCGATGCTACAGCCAATAACGATCACCAGACATCTACGTCCAACACTTCTCTGGAAACATCCAAAACCTCAACTAAATCGAAGACATCGGACAAAGCTGCAAAATCGAAAGCATCTGCACCTAAACCAGCTGAACATTCGGAAGCCGATGACTCTTTGccgaataaaagaaattctcTCCAAAACGAATGCGACGAGCAAACACCGCGTAAATCTACCTTATCGAAATCATTATCGCAGGTCACTGATGACGAATCTATAAGCAGCAACGTTTCGGAAAAGAAGAAAGATAAGGCGCACAAGCGGAAACGTAGAGAGGAAGAAAATGAAGACATCATCGATTTTGAgaataagaaaattaaacaAGAAGTTGTTGAGCCGACGAGAGTACCATC GAGGCCCTACTACTACTACCTTCAAAACATGTACACTGGAAAGAGGAAGAAAGCTAAGAAAACTTACATTAAGTTGGACCATGCGGAAAAGAAACGAATCAGGAAAGAACACAAACGTCTTCACAAAGAGTACTTGGCCAAACTAGAAGAATTTTGTTCAACCATCACTTCCAAAAAG GAAATGGAAAGTTTTGCTGATAGAATGCGGCGAGCAGAAGAAATCGAAGCAGAGACGTCCGATCCCGATGaataa
- the LOC119071486 gene encoding protein transport protein Sec61 subunit alpha: protein MGIKFLEVIKPFCSILPEIAKPERKIQFREKVLWTAITLFIFLVCCQIPLFGIMSSDSADPFYWIRVILASNRGTLMELGISPIVTSGLIMQLLAGAKIIEVGDTPKDRALFNGAQKLFGMVITVGQAIVYVMTGMYGDPAEIGAGVCLLIIIQLFVAGLIVLLLDELLQKGYGLGSGISLFIATNICETIVWKAFSPATVNTGRGTEFEGAVIALFHLLATRQDKVRGLREAFYRQNLPNLMNLLATVLVFAVVIYFQGFRVDLPIKSARYRGQYSSYPIKLFYTSNIPIILQSALVSNLYVISQMLAVKFHGNFLVNLLGVWADVGGGGPARSYPIGGLCYYLSPPESVGHILQDPFHALLYIIFMLGSCAFFSKTWIDVSGSSAKDVAKQLKEQHMVMRGHRENSMIHELNRYIPTAAAFGGLCIGALSVLADFMGAIGSGTGILLAVTIIYQYFEIFVKEQSEMGGMSTLLF, encoded by the exons ATGGGAA ttaaatttctcgaagttaTTAAACCCTTTTGCAGTATACTGCCTGAAATTGCAAAACCAGAACGAAAG ATCCAATTCAGGGAGAAGGTATTATGGACGGCCATAACATTGTTCATTTTCTTGGTGTGTTGTCAAATACCTCTATTCGGCATCATGAGTTCCGATTCAGCCGATCCCTTCTACTGGATCCGTGTCATTCTCGCTTCAAACAGAGGAACGTTAATGGAACTGGGCATTTCGCCAATCGTAACATCCGGTCTGATTATGCAACTGTTAGCTGGTGCAAAAATCATTGAAGTTGGTGACACGCCGAAAGATCGTGCGCtgttcaacggtgcgcagaaaCTGTTTGGCATGGTTATTACCGTGGGCCAAGCTATTGTCTACGTTATGACCGGAATGTATGGTGATCCGGCTGAGATCGGAGCTGGCGTTTGTTTGCTTATTATCATTCAATTGTTTGTGGCCGGTTTAATTGTGCTGTTGTTGGATGAATTGCTGCAAAAGGGCTATGGTTTGGGGTCGGGTATCTCATTGTTTATTGCGACGAACATTTGCGAAACAATCGTATGGAAAGCATTCTCGCCGGCTACCGTTAATACAGGACGTGGTACTGAGTTCGAAGGAGCTGTTATTGCATTGTTCCATTTGTTGGCTACACGCCAAGACAAAGTTCGAGGATTACGGGAAGCGTTTTACCgacaaaatttaccgaatctTATGAATTTATTGGCAACTGTGCTGGTATTCGCAGTGGTCATTTACTTCCAA GGTTTCCGTGTCGATCTACCAATTAAATCTGCACGTTATCGTGGTCAATATAGCAGCTACCCAATCAAACTGTTCTACACATCCAATATTCCAATCATTCTTCAGTCAGCTTTAGTATCTAATCTCTACGTCATATCTCAG ATGTTAGCCGTTAAATTCCACGGCAACTTTTTGGTTAACTTGTTGGGCGTGTGGGCTGATGTCGGAGGTGGCGGCCCAGCACGATCGTATCCAATCGGTGGTCTGTGTTACTATCTTTCGCCACCAGAAAGTGTCGGACACATACTCCAAGATCCATTCCATGCTTTGTTGTACATTATCTTCATGCTCGGATCATGCGCATTCTTCTCAAAAACATGGATCGACGTTTCGGGAAGCTCAGCTAAAGAT GTGGCCAAACAATTGAAGGAACAACACATGGTAATGCGAGGACAtcgggaaaattcaatgattcaCGAACTGAATCGGTACATTCCAACTGCAGCCGCATTTGGAGGTTTGTGTATCGGTGCATTGTCTGTGTTGGCTGACTTTATGGGCGCAATTGGTAGTGGAACCGGTATTCTGCTGGCCGTTACAATCATCTATCAATACTtcgaaattttcgtaaaagaaCAGTCCGAAATGGGTGGTATGAGTACGCTGCTGTTTTAG